The sequence GGGGAATATTAGACAAAGGATAGCACCTGATTAGTGATGTTCATATACTTTGTGGATGCAGCTTTGGCCAAATGGTTCGCCTTCTCGTTTTCTTCCCTTGGGATCTGCACAAACTTAGCTGGGAATCCCTCGCTTATCTTGTTTTTGACCATGCTCAAGTATTCTTTCATTTGTACCCCTTTTTCCTCATAGTCACCATTGATGTGCCTGACAACAACTTGCAAATCACAGTGTATGATTGCCGACACGGCCCCTGTTGCTTTAGCTAAGTCGAGGCCTGAGAGGACCACTTCATATTATGCCTCATTGTTGGTTGTTTAAAATTGGAGGTGGACTGCACACTTTACTGTATCTCCTTCTGGTAATCATAGTAGGACCCTAACTTCTCCAGCCCGTTGATTAGACGAACCATCCATCCATATCATCCACACAGTTGGTTCCacttctttgtcttcttttgtTCTGAACTCGGCAATGAAGTCAGCTAAAGCTTGTGCCTTGATCGCAGTCCTAGGCCGATATTGGACGTTGAACTCAGCGAGTTCTATTGCCCATAGAACTAATCCTCCTGCAGCCTTTGGGTTGTTTATCGCCTTCCGTAGTGGTTTGTCTGTTTGGACCATTATGGTGTGTGCTTGAAAGTACAACCTAAGTTTTCGGCTAGTGGTGATTAATGCGAAGGTCAGCTTCTCCATTGGGGGATATCTTCCTTCAGTTCCCTGGAGTGCTCGATTGGTGTAGTAAACGGGTAACTACACCCGGTCTTCTTTTCGTATGAGAGTAGAGTTAATGGTCGTTGAAGACACAGCTAAGTAGAGGGAGAGCTCTTCACCAGGTTTGGATGGATTGAATAACGGTAGGGATACAAGGTAGGTCTTTAGTTCTTCAAATGCCCTCTGGCACTCGTCGGTCCACTCGAAAGCCGTCTTTAGCACCTTGAAGAAGGGCAGACACTTATCCGTTGCTCTAGAAACAAACTTGTTAAAGGCTGCAACCCTATCGTTCTGGCTTTGCATCTCCTTGGTGTTCTTTGGAGGAGCCATCTCCATTATAGCTTGAACCTCATCGGGATTAGCTTCCACCCCGAGTTGTGACACTATAAAGCCTAAAAACTTCCCTAACGTAATGCTAAACACACATTTACTGGGGTTGAGCTTCATATTGAAGAGGCAAAGGGTTTTAAGTGTTTCCTAAAGGTTGTCAAGGTGGCTAGCCTCCCTTGCGCCTTTTATGAGCATGTCGTTTACGTACACTTCTATGTTTCGCCTAATTTGCTGGGCAAACATCTTTGTTCACAAGCCTTTGGTATGTCGCCCCTGCGTTCTTTAGTCCAAATGGCATGACTTTGTAGCAGAAGAGTCCTTGGCTTGTGACAAACGAGGTCTTATCTTAGTCAGCTTCATCTAATCTGATCTGATTGTACCTGAAGAAGGTGTCCATGAAACTTAACAGCTGATGGCCAGCCGTAGAGTCCACGAGGAGGTCGATGTGTGGGAGTGGATAGCTatcctttgggcatgccttgttcaggtcggtgaagtctatGCATATTCTCCACTTGCTGTTTGCTTTTTTGACCATGACTACGTTGGCTAACCATTCGAGGTAGTAGACTTCCTTGATGAAATCTGCCTCCAGCAGCTTGCGTACCTCTTCAACTATGGCTTTGTCCCTTTCTTGGGCCAAGACCCTTTTCTTCTGTTGAATCGAGGGGAAGGA is a genomic window of Quercus lobata isolate SW786 chromosome 2, ValleyOak3.0 Primary Assembly, whole genome shotgun sequence containing:
- the LOC115961201 gene encoding uncharacterized protein LOC115961201, producing MKLNPSKCVFSITLGKFLGFIVSQLGVEANPDEVQAIMEMAPPKNTKEMQSQNDRVAAFNKFVSRATDKCLPFFKVLKTAFEWTDECQRAFEELKTYLVSLPLFNPSKPGEELSLYLAVSSTTINSTLIRKEDRV